The Prevotella melaninogenica region CCCGGACGAGAAACTATCCGATGAGCAACTCACACAGATAGCCAAGGAGTATATGGAGGCACTCGGCTACGGCAATCAACCTTATATCGTCTTCAAGCACAGCGACATCTCCCGTGAGCATATACACATCGTATCACTTCGGGTGGATAGTCGTGGGCAGAAGATTAATGATAAGTTTGAGAAACGGTGGAGCAAGCAAATTACCGATGCCTTGGAAAAGAGGTTTGGTCTCATTCCAAGTTCAAAAGTTACTGACAAGGCGATGAAAGAAACGCTCAAGGTGGATATTGGTAAAGGGAATATCAAGAAACAAGTAGCCGAAACGCTTCGCTCTGTCCTAAAGCATTATAAGTTCTACTCACTTGGAGAATTGAATGCCATCCTCTCCGTATACAATCTTGCAGTGGAGGAAGTTAAGACAGAGTTTCGGGGAAAGAAATATGAAGGGCTTGTCTATGTCCCAACAGATGATAAGGGAGACAAGGTAAGCAGCCCTATCCATGCATCGGACATTGGACGTGGTGTGGGCTATACTGCCGTACAGAATAGGATGCAGAAGTCCAAACAAGCTATCAAGCCATTGATATCAATCATAAGGTACAGGGTGTTACAAACAATGCGTACCTCTCCAAAGACAGAGGAAGAACTTCGGCAAAGACTGGAGGAACAAGGCTTGCGTGTGGTAATTCGAAAGAATTCCA contains the following coding sequences:
- the mobB gene encoding conjugal transfer protein MobB — protein: MTAKISATENLGGALGYNFKKVEKGEANILLAAELYQSKEGRYTMEDVLADMEALIPKNCRTKKTVFHCSLNPHPDEKLSDEQLTQIAKEYMEALGYGNQPYIVFKHSDISREHIHIVSLRVDSRGQKINDKFEKRWSKQITDALEKRFGLIPSSKVTDKAMKETLKVDIGKGNIKKQVAETLRSVLKHYKFYSLGELNAILSVYNLAVEEVKTEFRGKKYEGLVYVPTDDKGDKVSSPIHASDIGRGVGYTAVQNRMQKSKQAIKPLISIIRYRVLQTMRTSPKTEEELRQRLEEQGLRVVIRKNSNGRIYGITFIDDEVGIALNGSRLGKGYAANVFNGYFSNPANNPFLDETLYGNPSVCLEQSATVQPLQSNAEEGDNLVDELIEDIADGSFLPTGNDDWKEAVWQRKLRRQSKIKLKRRKH